The Primulina huaijiensis isolate GDHJ02 unplaced genomic scaffold, ASM1229523v2 scaffold43163, whole genome shotgun sequence nucleotide sequence ATCGCGTGGCTTCTAAGTCTTCATTTAGTGTTTAAAATCCCCTCTGCCCAGAAACAGCATATACCACCAAACCCTAATTAAATCCagctaaatttattttatatacacTCCCAAAACATTAATCCCATCTCTTTCTTCATTAGCTCGTGTGCCCTTTTCAAAAAAACCCTAACCATGTTATTATTTAATTGCTGTGACAGTTTTCATTGATCAGTTGGTGTTTGGGATCACATAATCTTGCAAGATGAGTACAGAAAATATTCCTAGCAGTAGCACGGCAGCAGGGGGTGGAGGAAGCAGCGGAGGAGGGGGTGGAGGCGGCGGCGGCTGTGGGCCTTGCGGAGCATGCAAGTTCTTGAGGAGGAAGTGCGTGGCAGGGTGCATATTTGCGCCATATTTCGACTCGGAGCAAGGGGCGGCTCATTTTGCGGCGGTGCACAAGGTGTTTGGCGCCAGTAATGTGTCGAAGCTACTGCATCACATCCCGGTACACAAGCGGCTCGACTCGGTCGTTACCATTTGTTACGAGGCTCAAGCCCGGCTCCGGGACCCTGTTTATGGCTGTGTTGCTCATATCTTTGCTCTTCAACAACAGGTAATTCACTATAGATTAAATCATCAATCGATTCACAAAAATTCGATCTTTTTAACAACTGTACAATTAATCCTGCTAGGTAGCTTGGTTAAAATGACAGTCAAAATTTTGTTAGTAATAGGAAGATTGACGATGTGAGTAGCTTTCTTCGTGCTTGGTTAATTCTTAAAGATCTGACTCATCGGAGTTGGTGAACTGAAGACAACCCTTGAGTTCTCTCTTCTTCAGTTTCATGTCTTCTACCGTTCTATTCCTAAATTTCCTACCCTTCAAAATCTAATTAATATCTAATCCAAATCTCTTATTCTTACTCAAATACAACAATTTGTCAAGTTATAAACGCCGAGAGTCAGTAAAGTTTTCTCAATCTGAATCTGGACAagtattatattaaaattataatatcgaAAATCTTTTGAGGGTATATATGGGTTTCTTGGATAAAATAGTGTGGATTCTTAAATGAATTGTTAACTTCTAAAGGTTAATCACCGAATCTagtctctatttttttttttttttgcaaacaaCATTGGAAATCTAAAAATTGGGATTTGAGTTTGAATATCGAGTTGTCATTGAGTAAGTTCTAAGTTTTGAGTTGGCTGCATCTTAAATTTTCTTCAGCCATTTAGAGAATACTtttcaatttcaaataatttgtttaGAACCATTCTAATATTAAGCCACACATCCATTTCTTCAGATATACATCTCCAAAATTATTTCATATCTTAAcatataatatatgtaaaacAAGAACTAAAATATGGGgtgctttttttttaaaaaaaaaaaaaaaactttttatcaCAAACGTTAGATTGCACAGAAATTTGTACGACGTAGTTTTTCTTCGTACGTACTTACAGATCGATGTTAGAATATTNGGCGGCTCATTTTGCGGCGGTGCACAAGGTGTTTGGCGCCAGTAATGTGTCGAAGCTACTGCATCACATCCCGGTACACAAGCGGCTCGACTCGGTCGTTACCATTTGTTACGAGGCTCAAGCCCGGCTCCGGGACCCTGTTTATGGCTGTGTTGCTCATATCTTTGCTCTTCAACAACAGGTAATTCACTATAGATTAAATCATCAATCGATTCACAAAAATTCGATCTTTTTAACAACTGTACAATTAATCCTGCTAGGTAGCTTGGTTAAAATGACAGTCAAAATTTTGTTAGTAATAGGAAGATTGACGATGTGAGTAGCTTTCTTCGTGCTTGGTTAATTCTTAAAGATCTGACTCATCGGAGTTGGTGAACTGAAGACAACCCTTGAGTTCTCTCTTCTTCAGTTTCATGTCTTCTACCGTTCTATTCCTAAATTTCCTACCCTTCAAAATCTAATTAATATCTAATCCAAATCTCTTATTCTTACTCAAATACAACAATTTGTCAAGTTATAAACGCCGAGAGTCAGTAAAGTTTTCTCAATCTAAATCTGGACAagtattatattaaaattataatatcgaAAATCTTTTGAGGGTATATATGGGTTTCTTGGATAAAATAGTGTGGATTCTTAAATGAATTGTTAACTTCTAAAGGTTAATCACCGAATCTagtctctatttttttttttttttttaaacaacatTGGAAATCTAAAAATTGGGATTTGAGTTTGAATATCGAGTTGTCATTGAGTAAGTTCTAAGTTTTGAGTTGGCTGCATCTTAAATTTTCTTCAGCCATTTAGAGAATACTtttcaatttcaaataatttgtttaGAACCATTCTAATATTAAGCCACACATCCATTTCTTCAGATATACATCTCCAAAATTATTTCATATCTTAAcatataatatatgtaaaacaagaaataaaatatggggtgcttttttttaaaaaaaaaaaNNNNNNNNNNNNNNNNNNNNNNNNNNNNNNNNNNNNNNNNNNNNNNNNNNNNNNNNNNNNNNNNNNNNNNNNNNNNNNNNNNNNNNNNNNNNNNNNNNNNNNNNNNNNNNNNNNNNNNNNNNNNNNNNNNNNNNNNNNNNNNNNNNNNNNNNNNNNNNNNNNNNNNNNNNNNNNNNNNNNNNNNNNNNNNNNNNNNNNNNNNNNNNNNNNNNNNNNNNNNNNNNNNNNNNNNNNNNNNNNNNNNNNNNNNNNNNNNNNNNNNNNNNNNNNNNNNNNNNNNNNNNNNNNNNNNNNNNNNNNNNNNNNNNNNNNNNNNNNNNNNNNNNNNNNNNNNNNNNNNNNNNNNNNNNNNNNNNNNNNNNNNNNNNNNNNNNNNNNNNNNNNNNNNNNNNNNNNNNNNNNNNNNNNNNNNNNNNNNNNNNNNNNNNNNNNNNNNNNNNNNNNNNNNNNNNNNNNNNNNNNNNNNNNNNNNNNNNNNNNNNNNNNNNNNNNNNNNNNNNNNNNNNNNNNNNNNNNNNNNNNNNNNNNNNNNNNNNNNNNNNNNNNNNNNNNNNNNNNNNNNNNNNNNNNNNNNNNNNNNNNNNNNNNNNNNNNNNNNNNNNNNNNNNNNNNNNNNNNNNNNNNNNNNNNNNNNNNNNNNNNNNNNNNNNNNNNNNNNNNNNNNNNNNNNNNNNNNNNNNNNNNNNNNNNNNNNNNNNNNNNNNNNNNNNNNNNNNNNNNNNNNNNNNNNNNNNNNNNNNNNNNNNNNNNNNNNNNNNNNNNNNNNNNNNNNNNNNNNNNNNNNNNNNNNNNNNNNNNNNNNNNNNNNNNNNNNNNNNNNNNNNNNNNNNNNNNNNNNNNNNNNNNNNNNNNNNNNNNNNNNNNNNNNNNNNNNNNNNNNNNNNNNNNNNNNNNNNNNNNNNNNNNNNNNNNNNNNNNNNNNNNNNNNNNNNNNNNNNNNNNNNNNNNNNNNNNNNNNNNNNNNNNNNNNNNNNNNNNNNNNNNNNNNNNNNNNNNNNNNNNNNNNNNNNNNNNNNNNNNNNNNNNNNNNNNNNNNNNNNNNNNNNNNNNNNNNNNNNNNNNNNNNNNNNNNNNNNNNNNNNNNNNNNNNNNNNNNNNNNNNNNNNNNNNNNNNNNNNNNNNNNNNNNNNNNNNNNNNNNNNNNNNNNNNNNNNNNNNNNNNNNNNNNNNNNNNNNNNNNNNNNNNNNNNNNNNNNNNNNNNNNNNNNNNNNNNNNNNNNNNNNNNNNNNNNNNNNNNNNNNNNNNNNNNNNNNNNNNNNNNNNNNNNNNNNNNNNNNNNNNNNNNNNNNNNNNNNNNNNNNNNNNNNNNNNNNNNNNNNNNNNNNNNNNNNNNNNNNNNNNNNNNNNNNNNNNNNNNNNNNNNNNNNNNNNNNNNNNNNNNNNNNNNNNNNNNNNNNNNNNNNNNNNNNNNNNNNNNNNNNNNNNNNNNNNNNNNNNNNNNNNNNNNNNNNNNNNNNNNNNNNNNNNNNNNNNNNNNNNNNNNNNNNNNNNNNNNNNNNNNNNNNNNNNNNNNNNNNNNNNNNNNNNNNNNNNNNNNNNNNNNNNNNNNNNNNNNNNNNNNNNNNNNNNNNNNNNNNNNNNNNNNNNNNNNNNNNNNNNNNNNNNNNNNNNNNNNNNNNNNNNNNNNNNNNNNNNNNNNNNNNNNNNNNNNNNNNNNNNNNNNNNNNNNNNNNNNNNNNNNNNNNNNNNNNNNNNNNNNNNNNNNNNNNNNNNNNNNNNNNNNNNNNNNNNNNNNNNNNNNNNNNNNNNNNNNNNNNNNNNNNNNNNNNNNNNNNNNNNNNNNNNNNNNNNNNNNNNNNNNNNNNNNNNNNNNNNNNNNNNNNNNNNNNNNNNNNNNNNNNNNNNNNNNNNNNNNNNNNNNNNNNNNNNNNNNNNNNNNNNNNNNNNNNNNNNNNNNNNNNNNNNNNNNNNNNNNNNNNNNNNNNNNNNNNNNNNNNNNNNNNNNNNNNNNNNNNNNNNNNNNNNNNNNNNNNNNNNNNNNNNNNNNNNNNNNNNNNNNNNNNNNNNNNNNNNNNNNNNNNNNNNNNNNNNNNNNNNNNNNNNNNNNNNNNNNNNNNNNNNNNNNNNNNNNNNNNNNNNNNNNNNNNNNNNNNNNNNNNNNNNNNNNNNNNNNNNNNNNNNNNNNNNNNNNNNNNNNNNNNNNNNNNNNNNNNNNNNNNNNNNNNNNNNNNNNNNNNNNNNNNNNNNNNNNNNNNNNNNNNNNNNNNNNNNNNNNNNNNNNNNNNNNNNNNNNNNNNNNNNNNNNNNNNNNNNNNNNNNNNNNNNNNNNNNNNNNNNNNNNNNNNNNNNNNNNNNNNNNNNNNNNNNNNNNNNNNNNNNNNNNNNNNNNNNNNNNNNNNNNNNNNNNNNNNNNNNNNNNNNNNNNNNNNNNNNNNNNNNNNNNNNNNNNNNNNNNNNNNNNNNNNNNNNNNNNNNNNNNNNNNNNNNNNNNNNNNNNNNNNNNNNNNNNNNNNNNNNNNNNNNNNNNNNNNNNNNNNNNNNNNNNNNNNNNNNNNNNNNNNNNNNNNNNNNNNNNNNNNNNNNNNNNNNNNNNNNNNNNNNNNNNNNNNNNNNNNNNNNNNNNNNNNNNNNNNNNNNNNNNNNNNNNNNNNNNNNNNNNNNNNNNNNNNNNNNNNNNNNNNNNNNNNNNNNNNNNNNNNNNNNNNNNNNNNNNNNNNNNNNNNNNNNNNNNNNNNNNNNNNNNNNNNNNNNNNNNNNNNNNNNNNNNNNNNNNNNNNNNNNNNNNNNNNNNNNNNNNNNNNNNNNNNNNNNNNNNNNNNNNNNNNNNNNNNNNNNNNNNNNNNNNNNNNNNNNNNNNNNNNNNNNNNNNNNNNNNNNNNNNNNNNNNNNNNNNNNNNNNNNNNNNNNNNNNNNNNNNNNNNNNNNNNNNNNNNNNNNNNNNNNNNNNNNNNNNNNNNNNNNNNNNNNNNNNNNNNNNNNNNNNNNNNNNNNNNNNNNNNNNNNNNNNNNNNNNNNNNNNNNNNNNNNNNNNNNNNNNNNNNNNNNNNNNNNNNNNNNNNNNNNNNNNNNNNNNNNNNNNNNNNNNNNNNNNNNNNNNNNNNNNNNNNNNNNNNNNNNNNNNNNNNNNNNNNNNNNNNNNNNNNNNNNNNNNNNNNNNNNNNNNNNNNNNNNNNNNNNNNNNNNNNNNNNNNNNNNNNNNNNNNNNNNNNNNNNNNNNNNNNNNNNNNNNNNNNNNNNNNNNNNNNNNNNNNNNNNNNNNNNNNNNNNNNNNNNNNNNNNNNNNNNNNNNNNNNNNNNNNNNNNNNNNNNNNNNNNNNNNNNNNNNNNNNNNNNNNNNNNNNNNNNNNNNNNNNNNNNNNNNNNNNNNNNNNNNNNNNNNNNNNNNNNNNNNNNNNNNNNNNNNNNNNNNNNNNNNNNNNNNNNNNNNNNNNNNNNNNNNNNNNNNNNNNNNNNNNNNNNNNNNNNNNNNNNNNNNNNNNNNNNNNNNNNNNNNNNNNNNNNNNNNNNNNNNNNNNNNNNNNNNNNNNNNNNNNNNNNNNNNNNNNNNNNNNNNNNNNNNNNNNNNNNNNNNNNNNNNNNNNNNNNNNNNNNNNNNNNNNNNNNNNNNNNNNNNNNNNNNNNNNNNNNNNNNNNNNNNNNNNNNNNNNNNNNNNNNNNNNNNNNNNNNNNNNNNNNNNNNNNNNNNNNNNNNNNNNNNNNNNNNNNNNNNNNNNNNNNNNNNNNNNNNNNNNNNNNNNNNNNNNNNNNNNNNNNNNNNNNNNNNNNNNNNNNNNNNNNNNNNNNNNNNNNNNNNNNNNNNNNNNNNNNNNNNNNNNNNNNNNNNNNNNNNNNNNNNNNNNNNNNNNNNNNNNNNNNNNNNNNNNNNNNNNNNNNNNNNNNNNNNNNNNNNNNNNNNNNNNNNNNNNNNNNNNNNNNNNNNNNNNNNNNNNNNNNNNNNNNNNNNNNNNNNNNNNNNNNNNNNNNNNNNNNNNNNNNNNNNNNNNNNNNNNNNNNNNNNNNNNNNNNNNNNNNNNNNNNNNNNNNNNNNNNNNNNNNNNNNNNNNNNNNNNNNNNNNNNNNNNNNNNNNNNNNNNNNNNNNNNNNNNNNNNNNNNNNNNNNNNNNNNNNNNNNNNNNNNNNNNNNNNNNNNNNNNNNNNNNNNNNNNNNNNNNNNNNNNNNNNNNNNNNNNNNNNNNNNNNNNNNNNNNNNNNNNNNNNNNNNNNNNNNNNNNNNNNNNNNNNNNNNNNNNNNNNNNNNNNNNNNNNNNNNNNNNNNNNNNNNNNNNNNNNNNNNNNNNNNNNNNNNNNNNNNNNNNNNNNNNNNNNNNNNNNNNNNNNNNNNNNNNNNNNNNNNNNNNNNNNNNNNNNNNNNNNNNNNNNNNNNNNNNNNNNNNNNNNNNNNNNNNNNNNNNNNNNNNNNNNNNNNNNNNNNNNNNNNNNNNNNNNNNNNNNNNNNNNNNNNNNNNNNNNNNNNNNNNNNNNNNNNNNNNNNNNNNNNNNNNNNNNNNNNNNNNNNNNNNNNNNNNNNNNNNNNNNNNNNNNNNNNNNNNNNNNNNNNNNNNNNNNNNNNNNNNNNNNNNNNNNNNNNNNNNNNNNNNNNNNNNNNNNNNNNNNNNNNNNNNNNNNNNNNNNNNNNNNNNNNNNNNNNNNNNNNNNNNNNNNNNNNNNNNNNNNNNNNNNNNNNNNNNNNNNNNNNNNNNNNNNNNNNNNNNNNNNNNNNNNNNNNNNNNNNNNNNNNNNNNNNNNNNNNNNNNNNNNNNNNNNNNNNNNNNNNNNNNNNNNNNNNNNNNNNNNNNNNNNNNNNNNNNNNNNNNNNNNNNNNNNNNNNNNNNNNNNNNNNNNNNNNNNNNNNNNNNNNNNNNNNNNNNNNNNNNNNNNNNNNNNNNNNNNNNNNNNNNNNNNNNNNNNNNNNNNNNNNNNNNNNNNNNNNNNNNNNNNNNNNNNNNNNNNNNNNNNNNNNNNNNNNNNNNNNNNNNNNNNNNNNNNNNNNNNNNNNNNNNNNNNNNNNNNNNNNNNNNNNNNNNNNNNNNNNNNNNNNNNNNNNNNNNNNNNNNNNNNNNNNNNNNNNNNNNNNNNNNNNNNNNNNNNNNNNNNNNNNNNNNNNNNNNNNNNNNNNNNNNNNNNNNNNNNNNNNNNNNNNNNNNNNNNNNNNNNNNNNNNNNNNNNNNNNNNNNNNNNNNNNNNNNNNNNNNNNNNNNNNNNNNNNNNNNNNNNNNNNNNNNNNNNNNNNNNNNNNNNNNNNNNNNNNNNNNNNNNNNNNNNNNNNNNNNNNNNNNNNNNNNNNNNNNNNNNNNNNNNNNNNNNNNNNNNNNNNNNNNNNNNNNNNNNNNNNNNNNNNNNNNNNNNNNNNNNNNNNNNNNNNNNNNNNNNNNNNNNNNNNNNNNNNNNNNNNNNNNNNNNNNNNNNNNNNNNNNNNNNNNNNNNNNNNNNNNNNNNNNNNNNNNNNNNNNNNNNNNNNNNNNNNNNNNNNNNNNNNNNNNNNNNNNNNNNNNNNNNNNNNNNNNNNNNNNNNNNNNNNNNNNNNNNNNNNNNNNNNNNNNNNNNNNNNNNNNNNNNNNNNNNNNNNNNNNNNNNNNNNNNNNNNNNNNNNNNNNNNNNNNNNNNNNNNNNNNNNNNNNNNNNNNNNNNNNNNNNNNNNNNNNNNNNNNNNNNNNNNNNNNNNNNNNNNNNNNNNNNNNNNNNNNNNNNNNNNNNNNNNNNNNNNNNNNNNNNNNNNNNNNNNNNNNNNNNNNNNNNNNNNNNNNNNNNNNNNNNNNNNNNNNNNNNNNNNNNNNNNNNNNNNNNNNNNNNNNNNNNNNNNNNNNNNNNNNNNNNNNNNNNNNNNNNNNNNNNNNNNNNNNNNNNNNNNNNNNNNNNNNNNNNNNNNNNNNNNNNNNNNNNNNNNNNNNNNNNNNNNNNNNNNNNNNNNNNNNNNNNNNNNNNNNNNNNNNNNNNNNNNNNNNNNNNNNNNNNNNNNNNNNNNNNNNNNNNNNNNNNNNNNNNNNNNNNNNNNNNNNNNNNNNNNNNNNNNNNNNNNNNNNNNNNNNNNNNNNNNNNNNNNNNNNNNNNNNNNNNNNNNNNNNNNNNNNNNNNNNNNNNNNNNNNNNNNNNNNNNNNNNNNNNNNNNNNNNNNNNNNN carries:
- the LOC140969950 gene encoding LOB domain-containing protein 30-like, whose amino-acid sequence is MSTENIPSSSTAAGGGGSSGGGGGGGGGCGPCGACKFLRRKCVAGCIFAPYFDSEQGAAHFAAVHKVFGASNVSKLLHHIPVHKRLDSVVTICYEAQARLRDPVYGCVAHIFALQQQFFFVRTYRSMLEYXAAHFAAVHKVFGASNVSKLLHHIPVHKRLDSVVTICYEAQARLRDPVYGCVAHIFALQQQVVNLQAELSYLQAHLATLELPAPPPQPPPLLMPPALSISDLPTSSIASATYDLSALFDPTIMNPWNSLQQQRQQIGLRQFSSAAIGSSPEIPSSDFAAGGGGDLQEVAREFLNRHANPTITCRNHASTMPPQPR